A region from the Rosa rugosa chromosome 6, drRosRugo1.1, whole genome shotgun sequence genome encodes:
- the LOC133713814 gene encoding pentatricopeptide repeat-containing protein At1g77360, mitochondrial-like, producing MDEAIEIVRGMDASGCMPTSFIYSVLVHTYGVENRIEDVVEAFLEMERNGIKADVAVYNALIGAFCKVNKFKNVWRVLNDMTFKGVTANSRTCNIIVNSLIDRGETDEAFSVFRKMIKVCDPDVDTYTMMIKMFCERNELEMALKVWKYMKLKQFVPSMHTYSVLINGLCENGNASKACVLLEERIEKGIRPSGVTLGRLRQLLIKEGREGVLKFLQEKINLLVKEPLSD from the coding sequence ATGGACGAAGCCATTGAGATTGTTCGGGGCATGGATGCTAGTGGTTGTATGCCTACATCTTTTATTTACAGTGTTCTGGTGCATACATATGGGGTGGAAAATAGGATTGAAGATGTTGTTGAAGCATTCTTGGAGATGGAAAGGAATGGAATCAAAGCTGATGTAGCCGTCTATAATGCCTTGATTGGTGCTTTTTGTAAAGTTAACAAGTTCAAGAACGTGTGGAGGGTCTTAAATGATATGACTTTCAAAGGTGTTACAGCCAATTCGAGGACCTGCAATATCATCGTAAACAGCTTGATTGACCGTGGAGAAACTGATGAGGCATTTAGTGTCTTTCGTAAAATGATCAAAGTATGTGATCCAGATGTAGATACATATACAATGATGATAAAAATGTTTTGCGAGAGAAATGAATTAGAGATGGCTCTTAAAGTGTGGAAGTACATGAAGTTGAAACAGTTTGTTCCCAGTATGCATACATACTCAGTCCTTATTAATGGATTGTGTGAAAACGGTAATGCTTCAAAGGCTTGTGTCTTACTGGAAGAGAGGATAGAGAAGGGGATTCGGCCATCAGGTGTGACATTAGGGAGATTAAGACAGTTGCTTAtaaaagaaggaagagaaggTGTACTGAAATTTCTTCAAGAAAAAATCAATCTCCTCGTCAAAGAGCCTTTATCTGATTGA